A window of Sphingorhabdus lacus contains these coding sequences:
- a CDS encoding A24 family peptidase encodes MNGEALTYALVGGLAIALIYSIYTDVRYRLIFNRITLLIALAAPAYWAATGGFNLPEIGLHLLTATIVFIFFLIAFRFGAMGGGDVKLFAALALWWHWIDVVRMVLYASILGALVTIVFVMIHKAKQQDGRARIPYGVAIALAGLWIAGERIFNHFT; translated from the coding sequence ATGAACGGTGAAGCACTCACTTACGCACTAGTTGGGGGATTGGCAATTGCGCTGATTTACTCCATCTATACCGACGTACGATATCGCTTAATTTTCAACAGGATAACATTGCTTATCGCGTTGGCGGCTCCTGCTTATTGGGCTGCAACAGGCGGTTTCAACCTGCCGGAAATTGGCCTCCACCTTCTCACCGCCACGATTGTTTTCATCTTCTTCCTGATTGCCTTCCGTTTTGGGGCGATGGGTGGCGGAGATGTCAAGCTTTTCGCGGCTTTGGCGCTGTGGTGGCATTGGATCGATGTGGTCCGGATGGTTCTTTATGCCTCGATACTCGGGGCCTTGGTAACCATTGTTTTTGTGATGATTCACAAGGCAAAACAACAAGATGGTAGGGCACGCATACCCTATGGGGTCGCGATAGCCCTCGCCGGCTTGTGGATAGCCGGTGAACGGATTTTTAACCATTTTACGTGA
- a CDS encoding NAD(P)/FAD-dependent oxidoreductase — translation MSDFDIAIIGAGIAGASLAAEISAHKSVLLIEAEAHPGYHSTGRSAAFWDESYGGPAVQPLTTASGPFLANPPSAFHEGPLMHPRGALHLGTDAHHLLADALLTDFADSGVRFERLDRQGIEAHVPGLLPAWTSGLWEPDCCDIDVGGLHGAYLRQAKRQNVILQCNSRVQSAQWNAGRWHLATIGASFTADMIVNAAGAWADEVAQLAQVRPLGIQPYRRTIAQLSVSPAAPANLPLVIGLDGSFYFKPDSGGTLWLSPHDETPTPPCDTAPEELDVALAIARLQEVVDWDIRRVEHKWAGLRSFAPDRKPVIGHDPVTPSFFWLAGQGGFGIQTAPAAAMLAASMLSEAVAPPPNVDGNVYLPDRLH, via the coding sequence ATGAGCGATTTCGATATTGCCATTATCGGCGCCGGAATAGCGGGCGCCAGCCTTGCTGCCGAGATTTCGGCGCACAAGTCTGTTTTGCTGATCGAAGCTGAGGCGCATCCCGGTTATCATTCGACGGGGCGTTCCGCAGCATTTTGGGATGAGAGCTATGGTGGTCCGGCCGTTCAGCCGTTGACCACCGCTTCCGGTCCGTTTCTCGCAAATCCGCCGAGCGCCTTCCATGAAGGCCCCCTGATGCATCCGCGCGGGGCACTGCATTTGGGAACGGATGCGCATCATTTGCTGGCCGATGCATTGTTGACGGATTTTGCCGATAGCGGTGTCCGGTTTGAACGGCTTGATCGTCAGGGTATCGAAGCGCACGTGCCGGGACTGCTGCCAGCCTGGACGTCGGGCCTATGGGAACCTGATTGCTGCGATATTGATGTTGGCGGTTTGCACGGCGCTTATTTGCGACAGGCAAAGCGGCAGAATGTCATCCTGCAATGCAATTCGAGGGTGCAATCTGCGCAGTGGAATGCGGGGCGTTGGCATTTAGCCACGATTGGCGCGTCCTTTACCGCAGACATGATTGTCAATGCGGCAGGTGCATGGGCTGACGAGGTGGCGCAATTGGCACAAGTCAGGCCGCTCGGCATCCAACCCTATCGCAGAACAATTGCTCAATTGTCCGTGTCCCCGGCTGCTCCTGCCAATCTGCCACTCGTCATCGGGTTGGATGGCAGCTTCTATTTCAAGCCGGACAGTGGCGGGACGTTGTGGCTTAGTCCCCATGACGAAACGCCAACGCCGCCATGTGATACCGCGCCGGAGGAACTGGATGTCGCCCTTGCCATCGCGCGTTTGCAGGAAGTGGTCGACTGGGACATTCGGCGCGTCGAACATAAATGGGCAGGACTGCGAAGCTTTGCGCCTGACCGCAAGCCCGTGATCGGCCACGACCCTGTTACTCCATCCTTCTTCTGGCTGGCAGGGCAAGGCGGTTTTGGGATCCAGACGGCTCCCGCTGCTGCAATGCTCGCGGCCTCAATGCTTTCCGAAGCCGTCGCGCCGCCACCAAATGTCGATGGCAACGTCTATCTTCCCGACCGTTTACACTGA
- a CDS encoding AAA family ATPase, whose protein sequence is MNAPWKSGVAGTRDPINAYVCDDMTLDVIRGVCEEMGWSQDKAYKGGLRNAIQSLSVSASPQILLVDLSESGDPISDINSLAEVCEPGTIVIAVGQVNDVRLYRDLLMSGLQDYLLKPLSPDSLRDAFANAQTILNAPKHEEHSADRPHISTAVIGTRGGCGASTIASSLAWTFSQTQGHPTGFLDLDVHFGTGALAMDLEPGRGLTDAIDNPSRIDGLFIERAMIKANEKLSILSAEAPMSSPVLTDGSAFYQLQEEFRAAFENTVIDMPRSMLIAYPHLMQDVNMAVVTTELTLASARDTIRVLAWLKQNAPHCKTLVVANNVQTAALEISRKDFESTIERKIDLILPSDPKATAQAAKVGQPVVDAVRGSKLSAGIVNLADMIAGSAAEAAEAAPEDEKSKKSVMSGFKSLLKKK, encoded by the coding sequence ATGAACGCTCCATGGAAATCCGGCGTTGCCGGTACACGTGATCCGATAAACGCCTATGTCTGCGACGACATGACGCTCGACGTCATTCGCGGCGTATGCGAAGAAATGGGTTGGAGCCAGGACAAGGCCTATAAGGGCGGTCTGCGTAACGCTATCCAGTCGCTTTCGGTATCGGCAAGCCCGCAGATCCTTCTGGTCGATCTTTCCGAGTCAGGCGATCCGATTTCGGACATCAACAGCTTGGCCGAGGTTTGTGAGCCCGGAACCATTGTTATCGCAGTGGGCCAGGTGAACGATGTTCGCCTGTATCGTGACCTTCTCATGTCCGGGTTGCAGGATTATCTGCTGAAACCGCTTAGCCCAGATTCTTTGCGCGACGCATTTGCAAATGCACAGACGATCCTGAACGCACCCAAGCATGAGGAACATTCGGCCGATCGTCCCCATATTTCAACCGCCGTCATTGGAACGCGCGGTGGATGTGGAGCGTCGACTATTGCTTCGTCGCTCGCGTGGACATTTTCGCAAACGCAAGGTCATCCGACCGGCTTTCTCGATCTCGACGTCCATTTCGGGACCGGCGCTCTCGCCATGGACCTGGAACCAGGTCGCGGTCTGACGGACGCCATCGACAATCCCAGCCGTATCGACGGGCTCTTTATTGAGCGCGCAATGATCAAGGCGAACGAAAAGCTGTCGATCTTGTCCGCCGAAGCTCCGATGAGCAGCCCCGTGCTGACAGACGGCAGTGCGTTTTACCAGCTGCAGGAAGAATTCCGCGCGGCTTTTGAAAACACCGTTATCGACATGCCGAGAAGCATGCTCATCGCTTACCCGCATCTTATGCAGGACGTGAACATGGCGGTTGTTACAACCGAACTCACGCTGGCATCGGCACGCGATACGATCCGTGTGCTTGCATGGCTGAAACAGAATGCGCCGCATTGCAAAACACTTGTGGTGGCAAACAATGTTCAGACGGCCGCACTCGAAATCAGCCGGAAAGACTTTGAAAGCACGATCGAACGTAAGATCGATCTAATCTTGCCGTCCGATCCCAAGGCAACTGCGCAGGCAGCCAAAGTTGGCCAGCCCGTGGTCGACGCCGTACGTGGCAGCAAATTGTCTGCGGGCATCGTCAACTTGGCTGACATGATTGCGGGCAGCGCGGCAGAAGCTGCAGAGGCAGCTCCGGAAGACGAGAAGTCCAAGAAATCGGTGATGTCGGGCTTCAAGTCGCTGTTGAAAAAGAAATAA
- a CDS encoding type II secretion system F family protein, protein MTNPGGPQLLGIDVLWVATMLSAVAAVAVIFAIYAAVTVRDPMTKRVKALSERREQLKAGITATTSKKRAKLVRKTETTDKMRQMLSKLQVLQEDQIKIVQQKLAQAGIRRKELAVTVIFSRLVLPVIFGGGAALWIYGFGGMETYSTFKRFAAFAIITILGYKAADIYLSNLIQKRTDAIRKGLPDALDLLVICAEAGLTVDTSFNRVAKELGRGYPELGDEFALTAIELGFLTERRMAFENLAYRVNLDSIKGVVTTMIQTEKYGTPLASALRVLSAEFRNERMMRAEEKAARLPAIMTIPLILFILPVLFIVILGPAACSIGDAFAKK, encoded by the coding sequence ATGACCAATCCAGGTGGACCTCAACTTTTAGGCATTGATGTCTTGTGGGTCGCAACGATGCTATCGGCCGTTGCTGCCGTAGCTGTGATCTTCGCAATTTATGCTGCCGTAACCGTACGTGATCCAATGACGAAGCGTGTAAAAGCGCTGAGCGAACGCCGCGAACAGTTGAAGGCTGGTATTACCGCAACAACGTCGAAGAAGCGCGCGAAGCTTGTCCGTAAGACCGAAACAACGGACAAGATGCGGCAAATGCTGTCCAAATTGCAGGTTCTGCAAGAGGACCAGATCAAGATCGTTCAGCAGAAACTGGCGCAAGCGGGGATCCGCCGTAAGGAACTGGCCGTTACGGTCATCTTCAGCCGGCTCGTACTTCCCGTTATCTTCGGCGGTGGCGCTGCGCTCTGGATTTATGGTTTCGGCGGTATGGAAACGTACAGCACGTTTAAACGCTTTGCCGCGTTCGCCATCATCACAATTTTGGGTTATAAGGCTGCGGATATTTATCTCAGCAACCTGATCCAGAAGCGTACCGATGCCATCCGCAAAGGCCTGCCCGATGCCCTCGACTTGCTCGTGATTTGCGCAGAGGCCGGCTTGACCGTCGACACCTCGTTCAACCGCGTGGCCAAGGAATTGGGCCGTGGCTATCCCGAACTCGGTGATGAGTTCGCACTGACGGCTATTGAACTCGGATTCTTAACAGAGCGCCGTATGGCCTTTGAAAATCTGGCTTACCGTGTGAACCTTGACTCGATCAAGGGCGTGGTGACCACCATGATCCAGACCGAGAAATATGGTACGCCGCTGGCATCCGCTCTTCGCGTTCTGTCGGCAGAGTTCCGGAACGAACGCATGATGCGGGCTGAAGAAAAGGCCGCGCGCCTTCCCGCCATTATGACCATACCGCTGATTCTTTTTATTCTGCCGGTGTTGTTCATCGTTATTCTTGGACCAGCAGCCTGTTCCATCGGCGATGCCTTCGCGAAGAAATAA
- a CDS encoding fumarylacetoacetate hydrolase family protein, whose amino-acid sequence MKLASLKSGRDGKLVVVSNDLAWYADAGHIAPTLQAALDDWDRVAPRLEALATDLEHAAIPRERFHEHDAAAPLPRAYQWADGSAYVNHVELVRKARGAELPASFWHDPLMYQGGSDEFLGARDDIPLADEAWGCDLEAEIVVVTGDVPRGISAQDALSHIRLVGLVNDVSLRNLIPAELEKGFGFVQSKPASALSPVFVTPDSLGDFWQDGKLHRTLIVDLNGAPFGRAVASDDCTFDFGVLIAHLAKTRNLGAGSVIGSGTVSNRDADGGPGRPIAEGGLGYSCIAEVRMVEKIQTGEMKMPFLKDGDIVRIEVRDDAGHSIFGAIEQSVRKV is encoded by the coding sequence ATGAAACTTGCATCCCTGAAATCAGGCCGTGACGGAAAACTGGTGGTCGTATCCAACGACCTCGCCTGGTACGCCGATGCCGGTCATATCGCGCCGACATTACAGGCAGCGCTTGACGACTGGGACCGTGTTGCGCCCCGACTTGAGGCGCTGGCGACCGACTTGGAACATGCTGCGATCCCGCGCGAACGCTTTCACGAGCATGATGCCGCAGCGCCGCTGCCCCGTGCCTATCAATGGGCTGATGGTTCGGCTTATGTAAATCATGTCGAGCTGGTCCGTAAGGCACGTGGGGCCGAGCTGCCCGCAAGCTTTTGGCATGATCCGCTAATGTATCAGGGCGGATCGGACGAGTTTCTGGGCGCGCGTGACGATATTCCGCTTGCTGACGAAGCCTGGGGTTGCGACCTGGAGGCTGAGATTGTGGTTGTCACAGGCGACGTGCCACGCGGCATCTCCGCCCAGGATGCGCTTTCGCACATCCGCTTGGTCGGATTGGTGAATGATGTAAGCCTGCGTAACCTGATACCGGCCGAACTCGAAAAAGGGTTTGGCTTTGTGCAATCCAAGCCGGCCAGTGCGCTGTCGCCCGTCTTTGTGACACCGGATAGCCTTGGTGATTTTTGGCAAGACGGAAAGCTGCATCGCACGTTGATCGTCGACCTGAACGGAGCGCCTTTCGGTCGCGCTGTTGCGTCAGATGACTGCACCTTTGATTTCGGAGTTTTGATCGCGCATCTGGCGAAAACGCGGAATTTGGGGGCAGGGTCGGTCATAGGTTCCGGCACGGTGTCCAACCGCGACGCTGACGGCGGGCCGGGGCGGCCGATTGCTGAAGGCGGTTTAGGCTATAGCTGCATCGCGGAAGTCCGGATGGTTGAAAAAATTCAAACCGGCGAGATGAAAATGCCATTCCTCAAAGATGGGGACATCGTGCGGATAGAAGTGCGCGACGATGCGGGGCATTCGATCTTTGGCGCTATCGAGCAATCGGTACGCAAGGTTTGA
- a CDS encoding type II and III secretion system protein family protein encodes MNKISKLKSGFAAAALTAALGTIALVALPTVAHAQSAKDAKLVTLSIGRGQQINLGSTITDVVVANPQVADVEVKSGRQIYILAKNPGETSIVATDAAGRTVYSATVRVGMNLDSIDQMLAVAMPDADIKVTTMNGIIMLTGTVKQPEEASEAMDLVTAFSGGQSKIVNRIKTATPLQINLQVRVAEVSRSLSKEISGNIQGGKPGTNSSGDPYFFGLGRGRDFTTGTTVTFPESTTTVAGIGKLFGIDVEAAFDLSERAGLVSTLANPNLTTVSGETAEFLAGGTFPVVTSSDNGVSVQYQSYGVSLTYTPVVLADGRISLRVRSEVSDISSQGAVRVGGLEVPATTTRMAETTVELGSGQSMMIAGLLSNQLNSSVDKTPGVGDIPVLGALFKSNGWRRNETELMIVITPYLVKPVSDSEIKLPTDGIHSANDAERVLLGKVLDKNGDKNRPMPTIAPAPSGGPEMGSISEAAPALPQKGDKAKAQAAASGPGFSFDQ; translated from the coding sequence ATGAACAAGATATCAAAACTCAAATCCGGCTTTGCAGCCGCTGCGTTGACCGCAGCCTTGGGAACGATCGCTCTTGTTGCCCTTCCAACAGTAGCGCATGCGCAATCGGCAAAGGATGCGAAACTCGTAACCCTTTCCATCGGTCGCGGTCAGCAGATCAACCTGGGAAGCACCATCACGGACGTGGTTGTCGCTAACCCGCAAGTTGCCGATGTCGAAGTCAAATCCGGTCGCCAGATCTACATCTTGGCAAAGAATCCCGGCGAAACAAGCATTGTTGCAACCGATGCCGCCGGACGTACCGTTTATTCGGCGACCGTCCGCGTTGGTATGAACCTGGACTCCATCGACCAGATGTTGGCCGTGGCCATGCCGGATGCCGATATCAAAGTCACGACGATGAATGGTATCATCATGCTGACCGGAACGGTAAAGCAGCCGGAAGAAGCATCCGAAGCGATGGACCTTGTAACCGCATTTAGCGGCGGACAGTCAAAGATCGTCAACCGGATAAAAACAGCCACGCCCTTGCAGATCAATTTGCAAGTGCGTGTTGCCGAAGTTAGTCGCTCACTTTCCAAGGAAATATCGGGCAACATACAGGGCGGCAAACCCGGAACCAACAGTTCGGGCGACCCCTATTTCTTCGGGCTTGGCCGTGGCCGGGACTTCACGACCGGTACAACCGTTACATTTCCGGAAAGCACCACCACGGTTGCCGGCATCGGAAAGTTGTTCGGCATCGATGTTGAAGCTGCATTCGACTTGTCCGAACGCGCAGGACTTGTTTCAACTCTCGCCAATCCAAACCTGACCACGGTGTCGGGCGAAACTGCAGAATTTCTGGCTGGGGGCACCTTCCCCGTCGTGACATCGTCGGACAACGGCGTTTCCGTCCAGTATCAATCCTACGGTGTCAGCCTGACTTACACGCCCGTTGTCTTGGCCGATGGCCGCATTTCTTTGCGCGTCCGTTCCGAGGTTTCGGATATCTCGTCGCAGGGCGCAGTGCGCGTGGGTGGTCTTGAAGTTCCAGCCACGACGACCCGTATGGCAGAAACAACCGTCGAGCTCGGCTCGGGTCAAAGCATGATGATCGCAGGATTGCTCAGCAATCAGTTGAACAGCTCGGTGGATAAAACACCAGGCGTTGGCGACATTCCGGTTTTGGGTGCTCTGTTCAAATCCAACGGATGGCGCCGCAACGAAACAGAATTGATGATCGTCATCACGCCCTATTTGGTCAAACCTGTTTCGGATAGCGAGATCAAGTTACCGACCGATGGCATCCATTCGGCGAACGATGCGGAGCGTGTTTTGCTCGGCAAGGTTCTCGACAAAAATGGTGACAAGAACCGCCCGATGCCGACCATCGCCCCTGCCCCCTCTGGCGGACCCGAAATGGGCTCCATCAGCGAAGCAGCGCCAGCCTTGCCGCAAAAAGGTGACAAAGCGAAAGCACAAGCCGCGGCTTCTGGCCCCGGTTTCAGCTTCGACCAGTAA
- a CDS encoding alpha/beta fold hydrolase, which translates to MDRRAIPSDATESLWTAEDGWSIRRIDWAGGHEPRGSMLFLPGRGDHYEKYLETLAYYAARGWRVTSVDWRGQGASGRLLADPEVGHIDDFSTWIADLRYFWTRWKAETPGPHVVLAHSMGGQLAMRALVEKAIDPDAVAMSAPMLGIQTAGLPLWLNHTFAKMMCSIGRDELPAWKVSEKPLSPMHDRGKILTGDKDRYEDELAWWALRPEVKLGPPSWHWIERAIDSIRLLDRPAMLEKVQTPILLLATTADQLVSTPRIIKDSKRLPHAETLIFGKEAAHELLREVDAVRDQCLSRIDAFLDMHAPVK; encoded by the coding sequence ATGGACCGACGCGCAATCCCGTCGGATGCTACCGAAAGCCTCTGGACCGCCGAAGATGGCTGGTCGATCCGCCGGATAGACTGGGCGGGGGGACATGAACCGCGTGGATCGATGCTGTTCCTGCCCGGGCGCGGCGATCATTATGAGAAATATCTTGAGACGCTCGCGTATTATGCCGCGCGCGGCTGGAGGGTGACATCGGTTGATTGGCGCGGGCAGGGTGCGTCCGGGCGGCTGCTTGCCGATCCTGAAGTCGGTCATATCGATGATTTTTCAACCTGGATTGCCGACCTGCGTTATTTTTGGACGCGGTGGAAAGCCGAAACGCCCGGTCCTCACGTCGTGTTGGCGCACAGCATGGGTGGGCAATTGGCCATGCGCGCGCTGGTGGAAAAGGCTATCGATCCTGATGCCGTAGCAATGAGCGCGCCCATGCTCGGCATCCAGACGGCAGGACTGCCGCTTTGGTTGAACCATACCTTTGCGAAGATGATGTGCAGCATCGGCAGAGACGAGCTGCCCGCCTGGAAGGTGAGCGAGAAGCCATTATCGCCCATGCATGATCGCGGCAAAATACTGACAGGTGACAAGGACCGCTACGAGGATGAGCTTGCGTGGTGGGCCTTACGCCCTGAGGTAAAATTAGGCCCGCCGAGTTGGCACTGGATCGAACGCGCCATAGATTCGATCCGCTTGCTTGATCGCCCCGCTATGCTTGAGAAGGTGCAGACACCCATTTTGCTTCTCGCAACAACGGCCGACCAACTGGTCAGCACGCCCCGGATTATCAAGGACAGCAAGCGCCTGCCGCACGCCGAGACACTCATCTTCGGGAAAGAAGCCGCACATGAGCTTTTGCGCGAAGTGGACGCCGTTCGGGATCAATGCCTTTCGCGTATCGACGCCTTTTTGGACATGCACGCCCCAGTCAAATGA
- the cpaB gene encoding Flp pilus assembly protein CpaB: MDRKKVILLVAALFIAAITAFMARSMFTGAAAPQAAAAKPVETGPKVMVATKALPVGTIITADSFRYQPWPKELVEDAYFIEGPGGTSGPDGATASPGVTPEELVGTVVRNAITAGQPITKGSLVKPGDRGFLAAALGPGMRAVTVPVSALTGVAGFVFPGDRVDLVLTQNIAGPGGPPLKVSETILRNMRVLATDQRSTNAVDAEGKTVVRKYKLVTMEATPSIAERITVAQSIGTISLSLRSLADNAAELEQALASGEVNIPEGATAEQEAAIMKKLAQRPVAGKSTYTTGGDVSRFQRSSIPAQTPLAIAAENVRIQRQVQKVVSSQTVRVSRAGAETVVDVSRRQ, from the coding sequence ATGGATAGGAAAAAAGTCATATTGCTGGTGGCCGCGCTTTTCATCGCCGCCATTACCGCCTTCATGGCGCGCAGCATGTTCACCGGAGCAGCTGCGCCACAAGCGGCAGCAGCCAAACCGGTCGAAACCGGACCCAAGGTCATGGTCGCGACCAAGGCATTGCCGGTTGGTACAATCATCACCGCCGATAGCTTCCGCTATCAGCCATGGCCGAAAGAACTGGTCGAGGACGCCTACTTCATCGAAGGCCCCGGCGGCACCTCTGGCCCTGATGGTGCAACTGCATCGCCTGGCGTCACACCTGAAGAGCTGGTTGGCACCGTTGTACGCAACGCCATCACGGCAGGTCAGCCCATCACCAAGGGTTCTTTGGTGAAGCCGGGTGATCGCGGGTTCCTCGCTGCGGCGCTTGGCCCTGGCATGCGCGCTGTGACCGTTCCTGTGTCGGCATTGACCGGTGTTGCAGGCTTTGTGTTCCCCGGTGACCGCGTCGACCTTGTATTGACCCAGAATATCGCAGGCCCTGGCGGCCCGCCGCTGAAGGTATCCGAAACAATCCTGCGTAACATGCGCGTTCTGGCAACCGATCAACGCTCTACAAATGCTGTGGATGCCGAAGGTAAAACCGTCGTCCGCAAATATAAGCTTGTTACGATGGAAGCGACCCCATCGATCGCCGAACGAATCACGGTTGCCCAGTCTATCGGAACGATCAGCCTTTCGCTTCGTTCGCTCGCAGACAATGCAGCGGAACTTGAGCAAGCTTTGGCTTCGGGTGAAGTCAACATTCCTGAAGGCGCAACTGCAGAGCAGGAAGCCGCCATCATGAAAAAGCTGGCTCAGCGTCCTGTAGCAGGCAAAAGCACCTACACGACCGGAGGCGACGTATCGCGGTTCCAGCGGAGCAGCATCCCTGCCCAGACGCCGCTTGCAATCGCAGCCGAAAATGTTCGCATTCAAAGACAAGTCCAGAAAGTCGTCAGCTCGCAAACCGTGCGCGTGTCACGCGCAGGTGCCGAAACCGTCGTTGACGTAAGCCGGAGACAGTAA
- a CDS encoding YegP family protein — protein sequence MAHYFEIKKNKKGEHVAYFKYNSEAIFWTEGYSSKASAKKAIESILKNGPGAEIREAE from the coding sequence ATGGCACATTATTTCGAAATCAAAAAGAACAAGAAAGGCGAGCATGTCGCCTATTTCAAATATAACAGCGAAGCTATTTTCTGGACCGAAGGCTATTCCAGCAAAGCGAGCGCCAAAAAGGCGATCGAGTCTATATTGAAGAACGGGCCCGGCGCCGAAATACGCGAAGCCGAATAA
- a CDS encoding type II secretion system F family protein encodes MMQNLILATGFMLVLVLIALAFMGPNVGKATSRRLGAVKMRHSDSADARVEQQMRKALAARRPMIFTDGRSISRTDQLRLRLAQTGKSWTLQQYMITSASIAFLVMAALWIKGAPMYLALFGGLMLGAGLPHFAVNFLMAKRIKQFTTNFPDAIELLVRGLKSGLPVGETLGMVAKEIPGPVGEEFKMVTEKVRIGKTMEDALQETADRMGTPEFQFFVITLAIQRETGGNLAETLANLADVLRKRAQMKLKIRAMSSESKASAYIVGSLPFFVFGMVWSVNQKYLAGFFFEPRLMIAGMIGIVWMSIGAFIMAKMVNFEI; translated from the coding sequence ATGATGCAGAATCTTATACTTGCAACGGGTTTCATGCTGGTTTTGGTCCTGATTGCACTCGCATTCATGGGCCCCAATGTAGGCAAGGCAACCTCTCGCCGTCTCGGTGCCGTGAAAATGCGTCATTCCGACAGCGCGGATGCGCGCGTCGAACAGCAGATGCGCAAGGCACTCGCCGCGCGTCGTCCGATGATTTTTACAGATGGCCGCAGCATAAGCCGTACTGACCAGTTGCGCTTGCGACTCGCCCAGACCGGCAAAAGCTGGACCCTGCAGCAATATATGATCACATCGGCCAGCATTGCCTTTCTCGTCATGGCAGCGCTGTGGATTAAAGGTGCACCCATGTATCTGGCCCTGTTTGGCGGACTGATGCTGGGTGCGGGCTTGCCCCATTTCGCTGTCAATTTTCTGATGGCAAAGCGTATCAAGCAATTCACGACCAACTTTCCTGACGCCATCGAACTGCTCGTTCGTGGTCTGAAGTCGGGCCTCCCGGTTGGTGAAACACTGGGCATGGTTGCGAAAGAAATTCCAGGCCCAGTTGGCGAAGAGTTCAAGATGGTGACCGAAAAGGTGCGCATCGGTAAGACGATGGAAGACGCTTTGCAGGAAACTGCGGATCGTATGGGCACACCCGAATTCCAGTTTTTCGTCATTACCCTCGCCATTCAGCGCGAAACGGGTGGCAACTTGGCGGAAACTCTGGCGAATTTGGCCGATGTGCTTCGCAAGCGTGCACAAATGAAGCTGAAAATTCGCGCTATGTCGTCGGAATCCAAAGCTTCTGCCTATATCGTCGGTTCCTTGCCGTTCTTCGTTTTCGGCATGGTCTGGTCGGTGAACCAGAAATATCTGGCAGGCTTCTTCTTTGAGCCGCGACTGATGATTGCTGGCATGATTGGCATCGTGTGGATGTCGATCGGCGCATTCATCATGGCCAAAATGGTCAATTTCGAAATCTAA
- a CDS encoding CpaD family pilus assembly protein — protein MRNMKFLTAVAASLTLAGCAAGSLGTTNTSMYSVHQPVVERTNFAIDLNSDGGGISTAEQNRLGEWFDALRLGYGDSVSVDFGSSYADQSATKIVSKVASDRGVLLDGVAPVTAGQIAPGMVRVIVTRSKASVPSCPDFTTDHDRNYNASNHSNHGCSVNSNLAAMIANPEDLVRGQENKRLDTNSGKRAVDTYRAKTGGN, from the coding sequence ATGCGTAACATGAAATTCCTGACCGCAGTTGCAGCCAGTCTTACATTGGCCGGATGTGCTGCAGGCTCGCTGGGAACAACGAACACTTCGATGTACTCGGTCCATCAGCCGGTAGTTGAACGTACCAACTTTGCTATCGATCTCAACAGCGATGGCGGTGGCATTTCAACTGCAGAACAAAACCGCCTTGGCGAATGGTTTGATGCCTTGCGGCTCGGCTACGGCGATAGCGTCTCGGTCGACTTCGGTTCGAGCTACGCTGATCAATCGGCAACCAAAATCGTTTCGAAAGTTGCTTCAGACCGGGGAGTTCTCCTTGATGGGGTTGCTCCGGTAACTGCTGGTCAGATTGCACCAGGCATGGTTCGCGTGATTGTGACGCGTTCAAAGGCGTCGGTGCCTTCCTGCCCCGACTTCACGACGGATCACGACCGTAACTATAACGCCAGCAATCATAGCAATCACGGCTGCTCTGTTAACAGCAACCTCGCAGCGATGATCGCGAATCCGGAAGATCTCGTCCGTGGCCAGGAAAACAAGCGGCTCGATACGAACAGCGGCAAAAGAGCGGTCGACACCTACCGCGCCAAAACTGGAGGCAACTAA